Sequence from the candidate division TA06 bacterium B3_TA06 genome:
CTTAAGAATCTTCCCCGGCTCAAGGTGCTTTCCCTGGATGACACCAGGATATCCAGTGCAGGGCTTATCCACCTCAGGGATGTCGAGAGTCTCAGGTTCTTATCCTTGCGAAACAATATATGTGACGATTATCTGGAGCATTTGGCGGCTCTGCCAAATCTTAAGGTTCTTTACCTGGATCATTCTTATGTTACCGACACTGGCCTGGTAAAGCTTGCCCCGCTTACCGGACTCAAGGTCCTGGGGCTGTCACATACCAGGGTAAGTGATTCGGGCCTTGCGATCATTAAAGGATTTGTGAATCTGCGTTGGCTCCTATTGTCCGAAACCCAGATAACCGAGGACGGGCTTTCCAATCTTTCCGGTCTATCCGAATTGCGCTGGCTGGATATCTCCAACAACTTTCTCACCGATAAAGGGCTTGCATACATTAAAGGGCTTGGAAAGATGATATGGATTAACCTTTCCGGCAACCGCATCAGCGATGCGGCCCTTGACAACCTAAAGGGTATGAAGCACCTTCGCTGGATATGGCTCAGGAGTACTCAGATTACTGACCAGGGTTTGGTCATCCTGTCTGAATTCAGAAACCTGCATGGGCTCGATCTGCGCAACTGCCGCCGCATCACCGACGCCGGCTTGCGTCACCTCGCGAAGTTAAAGAACCTGCGCTGGCTGTATATTGACGGGACCGACATCACCGACGCCGGCCTGCGTCATCTAAAGCGTTGCAAAAATTTGCGTATGGTTCGATTGTATGACACACGGGTATCAAAGAAAGGGATTGAAAGCCTCCGCAAAGCCCTACCCCACTGTGAGGTGATTGCCGAACCGTGGTGATAGGTTGGTTTGGGCTATACCCTGGGCAAGGGCAACATCACCGTATCCGACGAGGGCGAGCCGCGTGTCCGCTTTGAGCTCGCTGACGGCTCCGAAGGCATCGAGGTCTGCCTGACCGATGAAGCCAAGGCGCGAATAGCTACCGCCCACGACTGGCACGGCGCGGACAGGCTGGGACGCCAGATGCTTACCGACCCTGAGGAAGAACTCTTTATAGTTAACCACGCCGTAGCTGCAACAGGTAACCCTTAATATCCTCCCAACATGGAGCTTGCACTATCTTAAGGAGTAAGCCAATGTAGCCTATTTTTGGTGTGGGATTTACGAGGGGGCTAACTTCCACATCTCTTGAGTTATATCTTATCGGGGTCCCAGCGGCGTTGTGAAGCAACGGCGTGGGGTGATTATTTCATCTTCTCCCGGCTGTAGGCTATAATCTCGGCGTAGCGGCAACTCCGCGTTGCCGTTTTATAATCCTTGACTAGAAAGCCCGCTCGCTTAGAATCGGGGATGCATAAAGAACTCTCGCACGAGGAGACGCTTGCGTTCCTTGCTCGCTTTCACGGACACATCGGGCCTTATCTGGTGCTTGGCTACCGGGCTGGGGTTATTGCTAATCGTATTCTGGGTGAAGACCCGTTCTGCAAGCGTGCCCATACCATGACCGGATTTAAGCCCCCGATCTCCTGCTTTACCGACGGTGTTCAGCTTGGCTCGTGCTGCACCATTGGCAAGGGCAACATCACCGTATCCGACGAGGGCGAGCCGCGTGTTCGCTTCGAGTTAAGGGATGGTTCCAGGTCTCTCGAAATCTCTCTGAGTGATGAAGCCAAGGCGCGGATAGCTGCTGCCCACGACTGGGACGAAGCCGATCGGCTGGGCCGCCATATGCTTGACGACCCTGAGGAAAAACTCTTCATAGTTACCCACCATACGCCCAGCGGGTAACCCTTCCTCTCCTCCCGGCATGGTGGCTGGCACTGTCTTGGGGGCAGGATAGCTTCGGTACGGGATGCACGGGGGGACTTCTAAATCCTTGGATTGCATCTTATCATCGTAATACCGTTCCAGATTCCCCTTACGCTGCGTTCGATGGATCTATCTACTCAAGGCTTGACAGCTCAACAGTTCGGCCCACGCCGATCTTTAAGAATCTATCCTTGTAGTGCTGTGCAAACAGCTCTATCGCTCGGTCGCCTGAGCAATGGCAGGGCGCGGCATAGCGCACACCTAGTTCCTTGAACTGAGAGATGATTTTCTTAAGTTGAGCATCGCTGTGGCCTAAAAGATGGAACCCGCCCATCACCAGCAACACCTCCTCATCTGTAAGCTCTTTTGCCTTTTCGACGATCTTTACCACGCCGGGATGCGCGCAGCCGGTGATCGCTATCAAACCTCTATCTGTGGGTATTACAAGGGACTGTTCCTTTATCATGATTCCCATCTCGCCGGTGGAGAGGGCGTGCTCAGAGATCCTTGCCGGTCCAGCTACTTCAACGACTTCTGCACCGTGTCCTTTTGCCTCGTTCTTGATACTCGGGGGGAAAGACCTCAGAACGTAAACAGTAACGTTGGGGTTTGCGGAAAGGAAGCTTGCCAGCCCGCCTACATGGTCCCCGTGCTCGTGGGAAAGCACAACCATGTCCACTTGCTTGGGATCGATCTCCAGCTTTTTCACGTTGGACATAAGTATCTCGCCGTCGCCGCCTGTATCGAAGAGGATCGTTTTATCCAATCCTTCGATCACACAGGCAAACCCCCAGGCCGGCTCAAGACCTTCCTTCCATAACCGATTGTCGTAGACGACGGTTATCTTGAGGCCCTCGATACCTGTCGTCTCGATCTCCTCATCCATGACTTGCTCCTTTTTGTTTGCACGGCAACCGGCGATCAACGCCGTTGCTAAGATCGCTAAGATAGTCCTTTTCACCTTTTCCTCCTCCTTGCTACGGAAGCCAAAAAGGATCCTCTAAAGCTTGGCCAGACGCATCTCGAAGTCTCGAACCTTCCAGGTCTTGCGGATTTTTTCGACGGTGTGGCCCTCGGCCTCAAGCTTCTCCGCGTGGGTTTCCATCCCGCCCGGGAACTTGGGATTGAGTTCACCCTTGGACTTGAGCACCCGCCAGTACGGGGCGATCTTCTTGCGGCCCGCCGCTCGATCCTCCTCTGCGGCTTTAGCCACTATATTCAGGAAGATGCCGGTGGTCATGGGGCAGGCACTGTCCGTGCCGAAATCCTCGCACAGTTTGTCCATGATCTGCGCTACCGTGGCCAGTTTGCCCTTTGGTATCTTGCGCACGATCCCGTCGATTATCATGGGTGTGGCAATGATCATCTTGCCCTGCCCGAACCTGGGCTGCATCTTCGGCGGGACATCAACCACCTTCGGCTCAGCCGGCTTTTCCATCTTATCCCGCCAGGATTTCTTGGACTTCCAGGTGATCTTGGATTTGGACTTCATGCTCTCTACCTCCTTTGATCGGCTTATACTATACAAAACGAACAAGCTGTCAATGATTCTCTCCTCGGCGTTATCTAACAACGACATCTCTACCCCCTCCCTTGAGTGGAGGGGGTAGGGGGAGGGTGATTGGGCTCACCTCCTCCTTAATCCTCCCCCATCAAGGGGGAGGATTTTTACCACCACACCGTCCCTGCGGGACGACGAGGAGACCTCGAATAAAGGGAAAAATCAATAAACGCAGTAGCGCCCTCTATTTTTTATTTCGGTTTTCACGGCGCAGGGGCGCATCGCCGGAGGTGTTAAGTATCTCCGCAACCACCTCGTCGAACTCCCTGGCCTTGCCCTTCTTTAACGCGGCTTCGAACTCCTCGGCGGGCAGCTTGGATTTCAGCTCGGCAAGCAGGTTATCTGCTTTATCCCTGGTGTCTTTTTCTGCGCCAGGGTTCTCAATCACCACCGCGAGAAGTTCCAGCGCCCTATGGGGTTCATCCTTTTGGGCAAGCAGTTGTGCTGTTTCAACTAAAATGTCTGCTTCTGCCATCACGCGTTTTATTTTGGTTGCTAACTCTAAGGCATCCCGGAAGTAGCTGTCCGCTTCTTCATATTTGCCAAGAGCGCAGGCAACCCTGCCCAGGCCCTTCAGGGAGGAAGATTTCCCCCATGGATTGTCCATTCCCTTAGAAATTTCCAGACCCTCCTGATGCAACCTTCTTGCTTGCACCCAGGCTCCAAGAGCAAAGGCCACATCGCCCATGTGGTTCAAGCAGAAGACCACACCTTCCCGGTCGCCGACTTCCCTGGAGATATCAAGCGCTTCTGAAAGGAGCCCTCGCGCTCTTTCGTACTCCTTCTTGTAGAGCGCAGCCTCGCTCATGTTTCCAAGAACGATATCCATCCCCCAGCGGTGCCCCAGCTCTTTGTAAATGGCAAGGCTTTCGGCATAGCAGCGGTTCGCCTCGTCATGGGACCCCATCGCCAGAAGGGCGTTTCCCATGTTGTTGAGGGTCCTTGCCAGACCTCGGTAATTGCTCATCTTCCTGTGCACTTGTAGGCTTTCTTCACTCTTTGCCCTTGCTTCTTCATACTCCCCCTGATTTATGGCAATACTGGCCAGGCCTGAGAGGGCATTGCCTATCTCAACCTCGTCGTCGATCTCGCGGCTCAGGACAAGGCTTTCGGCAATGAACTCGCGTGATTTATCGTACTCGCCAAGACGGTGACAGATGGTTCCCAGGGCGTTAAGAACAAAGATGATCTCCTTTTTTGCATCGAGCTTGCAGAAGACAGGAAGAGTTCTTTCAAGAAGCGACTTGCCCTCCTGGTAGTCTCCCAGTCGATAGGTGAACGCTGCTTTGAAGGCTCCGACTTTTGCAGGCACCAGACCTTCGCTTCCCTCGAGCTCTGCCGCCGCCCAGGAAAAGAGATCCTTGCCTTCCGCGAAACGCCCTTGATGTTCGTAGAACAAAGAGAGGCTCTCAAGATACTTGGCGATCGTCACGAGGTCCTTTTTCCCCACCGCCCAGCGGAATCCTGCCCTGACGTTCTCCAGCTCTTCCCTGATCTCCTCTAAGGCTTGCTTTTGCCTTGCGCCCGTAAGCTCGTGCTCTCTTTGATGCAGGGCCTCCCCCTGGTAGGCGGCGTGGAGGTCTTTTGTCCTTCTATAAACCTCTTCATCCTCAGACAATTTCTCCTCTGCATACCTGCGTAGAACCTCGAGCATTTGGTAACGACCGAAGAGATCTTTTGTAATGAGCGACTTGTCTATCAGAAGCGAGAGCAGGGGCAGCGAGGCGCCTGCAATCCGCTCTGCCGCTTGGCGGGAGAAACCAGCTCTGAATACCGAGAGCCTGCGGAACGCTTCTTTCTCCTTCTCGTTCAGGAGCTTCCATGAGTAGTCGAAAACGAGCTTCAGGCTTCGGTGGCGCTCCGGCACGTCGCGAAGAGAGGTTGAAAGGAAGTCGTAGCCTCGCTCGATCTCCTCGGCTATTTCGGCCAGGGAGAGTGAACGCACCCATGAGGATGCGAGCTCTATCCCCAGTGGTATGCCTTCCACCAGTCTCGAGATTCGGGCCAGGAAGGGTCTGTCCTTTTCTCCTATCACCAGTCCTGGATCGAGGCGCCGGGCGTTCTGGGTAAAAAGCTGCACCGCGCTGTAGCTTTCGATGTCCGGGGCGGCTTCCTGGGATGGGAAATCCATCCCAGCGAGCTCCAGTATGGCTTCCCCTTGAAGGGCGAGCCTCTCCCGTGAGGTAACCAGCAACCTGAGCTTGGGAGCCTGTTGAAGCATCTCGGATAGTATTCCCGCGTCCTTGACCAGGTGTTCGAAGCTGTCCAAAAGGATGAGCGTCTCCTTCTCCCCGAGGAAGGCAAAAAGCTGGCTCTTAGGCTCCTGGCTGCCGTAGAATGAGAACTCAAATGAGTCGGCTATAGCCGGAATAAGAAGGTCTGCGGACCGGAGTGAGGCAAGCGCAACGAAGCGCACCCCGTCAGGGAAACGATCCAGGATCTCGGCAGCCGACTGGACAGCGAGGCGCGTCTTGCCGATCCCACCCGGGCCGAATATGGTTACCAGACGATTCTCCTCCAAGAGTCTCTTTGCCTCCTCTATCTCTTCCTCGCGCCCCACAAAGTTGGTGAGAGCGAGGGGAAGGTTATGTTCTACATATTCCCTCTTAACCCCGACCTTCTCTGCAAGAGGGGTCTCGGAGAAGTCCTCTCTAAGCAGCCATTTATTGTCTTCCCTCTTTAATACACCCCGGTTTATGAGGTAGGTAAGCCCCTTGCGGAGGAAGGCGGGGAGGCCCCTTGTCTGGCTGTGAAGCCAGCGGGTGAACTCAGATGGCGGTTCCCAACCCAGGGGGCTGCGCAGCCATACTTGAACTCCCTTCTGGGATAAAGGCTCAAGCTCCAACGTCTCCCAGAGATGGGTCTGAATAAACAGTCTGCGGGAGCTCTCGGAGCCCACGGTGTAGGAGAAAGCGACGATTGGTACCTCGCTTGAGGCGAGGAATCCACGCAGAAGCTGTAGGGTTGCTCCATCAAGCTCAGCGATGTTGTCAATCGCAAAGAGAAGTCTGGTTGTCCTCTTCTTACTTAAGAAATCCTCTAAGGCCTGCGTCAGTTTTTCTTTGGCTAACGACGTCAAGGGGCTCTCTTCGAATGCCTGCAGCGCCTGGGCAAGTGCAAATCCCGGCCTGAGTTTGGTGGCCGGATTGCCCTCGAGCCGGATAACCTCGTAGGCCTGCAGACCTGCAGCCATTGCAATCTCGGCAAGAAATCTTGATCTTCCCGAACCCCGGGGCCCGGTAACCGCAAGCACCCCTCTCTTCTTCTCTTCCAGCTGCTTGAGAAAATCCTGCACCTGCTGCAGCGCCTCGTCCCGTTCAACCAGGCGGGAGGCTTCATCAAAGGGCAGATGGATACCCCTTGCAGGGCTCTGCGCCACCACCTGTCCGCGTCCAGCGCGCTTGGCTTCATAAAGTCTGAGATCGGCCTCCTGAAAGAGCTCCTCTGCGCTGCGGCCGTCTTCGGGAAGACTGACCACCCCGATGCTCACCGAGATTGACAGCGGCGGGTTGCCCTTGAAGGGTTCAGAACCGGTTACCTCCAGAAGCCTGTCGGCAAGGGTAAGGGCCTGATCCTTGGTGGTGTCGGGCGAGATGAGCAGGAACTCGTCTCCTCCGTAGCGGAAGAGGATGTCACTATCCCTTATGGTGGATCGCGCACGCTCTGCAAACTCGGCCAGCACCTCGTCGCCCCGCGAGTGGCCGAAGCCGTCGTTTATGCTCTTGAAATGGTCTATATCCATAAAGAGAAGGGAGAGGGACCTGGCTTCTTCCGCAGCGCGCTCGGCTTCCTCTCTAAGCCTCGCCTTGAACTCCTCTTTTGAGTAGGCACCGGTGAGGTGATCTCTCGTCATCGATTGTGAATTCATCTCGTGGATCTCTCCTATCGGTTGTTCTACATCCCAGCAAACTATACCCTCGACGCAGTAAATGTCAAGGTTAAAAATCCTCCCTTTCTGCTTCGCAGAAAGGATCGGAGTAGAAAATCAGTAGGGGCCGATGAGGTTGTTATTCGGAGCCTGCTGGCTCAGGGGTTCTGGATGCAATCACCCCCTGAAGCTCGGCAACCACACCGGCTGTGTTAAATGCTGAAACGTTGCCGACCACCGCTATGATGTAGTTCTTGTCCGGACAATACAGGGCAATTGCCTGAAAACCGAAAATCTGGCCCTCATGCCCCCATAGTTCCTCTCCTCCGATCTCATGTCGAAAAAGCCCCAGGCCGTAACCGGTCAAGAGAGGTGCGCGAGGATCACGGAGATCGCAAAAATCCGTCATCTGATGAAGGGTCTTGGCGGACAAGATAGCACCGCCAAAGAGGGAATCCAGAAACCTGCCGATGTCCTCGGCGGTTGAGACCATTGCACCGCAAGTATACACCAGACTTGAGTAGGATGTGTTGTCGGGCTTGTGCTTATGGATCCCGGGAAGGGGAACCAGGTCCCTGTCGAAACCGGTTATACGGTTGGGAGCGGGTTCATGGGGAGGAAAAAAACTATGCTCAAGCCCAAGAGGTGCAAAGATTCGTTCCCGATAGAGCTCGTGCATAGCCTTGCCGGTTACCTGTTCGACGATCACACCCAGCAGTATATAATTCATGTTGGAATAAGATTCATCTGTTCCCGGATCGAACAGGGGTTTCTTTCTGGCTACAACCTCGATAAGTTCTTTAGGGTTCCACATCATGCGGGGATTTATTGCCGCTCTTCCTGCAACAGGAAAACTCCTCATGATATCCGGGATGCCGCTGGTATGATTCAACAGCTGACGAACGGTGATCCGCTCAGCGTTGGGGAAGTCGGGAAACCACTTTGAGAGGTTATCTTTCAGATCTAGTTTACCTTCATCAACAAGCTTCAGAACCACAGCGGCGGTAAACATCTTGGTTACACTGGCTACTCCGAGGATGTGATCCTTCCGCATCAAAGCCGTTCTCTTGAAGTCAACCGTTCCGCTGACCCCGAACCAGGTTTTGTTATCCGGAGTGCGAACATATGCCTGCAATCCAGGCATTTTGAGATTGTTCACTGCTTCGTCGAGTACACTCTGAAGCCTAGCCGCTGTCTGGCTATCCATGCTGCCCCAACCCTCAAGATCGCGATCGGCCGGCGGCAGGAAAACTTCGAAATATGGAGCCCGCGCACGCCTCACTGAAAAGATTACAATCAAAGCCACCACGATCACCAAAAGGATACATGGCAGCAATACATGCAATCTAAGCATGCTCCAACTTTTCGTTCTCCTCATTCAAACAGCGATCAGGTTATGGCTTCCACAAGAAACGGTCGAAGTCTATCTTGCCCTGCTCGTCAAGGGTGATGCCCTCCGCTTTCAGCAACTGCTTCTGGATTCTGTACCCCTCTCCGGTGAGTGAGATGGTGCCTTTGGAGTTTATCACCCTGTGCCAGGACAGGCCCTCCTTTTCTGACATGGAATGAAGGACCCTGACCACCTGTCTTGCTCCCCGGTAGTTGCCGGCCATCATGGCAATCTGCCCGTATGTTGCCACCTTGCCCTTGGGGATGCGCTTGATCGCCTCAACCACCCGTTCGGTAAAAGTTTTCTCACTCATTGTACTACCTCTTCTGGATTATTAATCTCTTTCCTTTGCATGAAGGACCAACGAATGTCATTATCATTGAACAAGACGAGGCAGGCACCGCCTTCTGTTTTCCTTTTAATATATACTGTGTCTGTGAATAAAATCGGTGCAACGTCGCCGACTTCAGTAAGAGCATAAAAGTTCTTCGGACGCAAAAAATATTCGGCCGCCTTCCGGTCGTATAGGACGAGGATTGATACAGCGCTTAATCTGCCGTTTTTCTCCAACACCTCCTCTGCTCTGCGTATACTCCATTCCTTTATTTCTTCCTCGGATAGTGGATGATCAACGTAATAGATTTCGGCAACCAAATCAGGCATGAAAAGGGGTAGTTTCACAATTCCAACCCTTTGAAAGGGACTTAGCAGATTACACGAGATAAGAGCAATCGTTAAGAAAACCAGATACGCTTTAAGGGCAGTGATTTTCCCGGCTACCATCCCTGTTGGGATGCGTTTGATGGCCTCAACCACTCTTTCTGTAAACGTATTCTCGCTCACGGCACCTCCTTACTTCTTTACAGGTTTGCGTTTAATGAGGAGCAACTGTTTAACGTCCTTTAGTGTCTGTTTTGAGGCCACCTTGATGAACAGCCACCGTCCGTCGTGATAGGCTTTGGCTTCTTTGATCATTTGTAAGGTAGACTTGCTGAGATTCGCTCCTAGAGCCTTTTCTGTCTGAGGAGGGTTGAGCACAACCTGGGCAATAAAACAACCTTTTGCCGGGAAAAGCGAGGTAAGCGCCTTGCCTGACTTACGATAACGTCGGGTCCAGCCGTACTTCTTGCCGTAAAAGAGAAACTCGCCTGCTATCTGGTAGTTTTCCTCGATGAACTGAACTAACTCATCCCACAAAGGCTTCGCCGGACCAAGCGCTGTCGAGATTTCATCGGCTGTTGGTTCATGCTCATTCTCTGTGAATACTCCTACAGCCATTACTCCTCCATTCATTCAACGTTCCTTGATAAGATGAATATCCTCCGGTTCCAGAGCGTAAAGCTCCGGATCGACCTTTTCCGCCAGTCTGCAGCCTTCGTGAAGATAAAACCCCACCGCAGACTCGGAGGGAACGGACGACACATAAAGGTATCTGGCACCTCGCTTCTTGGCCAGCTGCTCCGCTTCAGCCATCAACCTGGTGGCGATGCCTTGTTTACGGTAAGCTCTGCTCACATGTAGATAGACTAGCTGCAACATATCCAGGTTGTCTCCTCTGAATTTATGGCCAAGCACGGCAAATCCTGCCAGCCGGTCGCCGTCCAGCGCGCCCAGGAACACGCCTCCACGATCCACCTCAAATGCGGTCTTGTCCATCACCTTTTTGAAGTGTTCGGGGCTCCAGCCAGGGGCATCCCAGTGAACCGACATCGATTTTAGCTTCCCACCTTCATACTTGTATCCCCTTCTCACTATCTCAGAGCGATC
This genomic interval carries:
- a CDS encoding MBL fold metallo-hydrolase, producing MKRTILAILATALIAGCRANKKEQVMDEEIETTGIEGLKITVVYDNRLWKEGLEPAWGFACVIEGLDKTILFDTGGDGEILMSNVKKLEIDPKQVDMVVLSHEHGDHVGGLASFLSANPNVTVYVLRSFPPSIKNEAKGHGAEVVEVAGPARISEHALSTGEMGIMIKEQSLVIPTDRGLIAITGCAHPGVVKIVEKAKELTDEEVLLVMGGFHLLGHSDAQLKKIISQFKELGVRYAAPCHCSGDRAIELFAQHYKDRFLKIGVGRTVELSSLE
- a CDS encoding DNA methyltransferase, which produces MSEKTFTERVVEAIKRIPKGKVATYGQIAMMAGNYRGARQVVRVLHSMSEKEGLSWHRVINSKGTISLTGEGYRIQKQLLKAEGITLDEQGKIDFDRFLWKP
- a CDS encoding GNAT family N-acetyltransferase — its product is MRIERLTRKDVGKIEEIDRSEIVRRGYKYEGGKLKSMSVHWDAPGWSPEHFKKVMDKTAFEVDRGGVFLGALDGDRLAGFAVLGHKFRGDNLDMLQLVYLHVSRAYRKQGIATRLMAEAEQLAKKRGARYLYVSSVPSESAVGFYLHEGCRLAEKVDPELYALEPEDIHLIKER